The Nitrospira sp. sequence CTCCGGGAGCATTAGCTTTTCGGGGATCCGCGACCATGGCATGCTCAGAGGGGACAATGCGTCCCCCGACTGTGTTTGCATAGACTTGCGTAAATTCAGCACCAAAGAGCAGAATCTGAGACGAATAGTAGACCCAGACGAGGATGATCACCAAAGAGCCGGCCGTCCCATAGGCAGAGCCTACATCACTCTTCCCGAGATATAACCCAATCGCGAATTTCCCGATCGTAAACAGCAACCCGGTAAGCACCGCGCCGACCCATACATCACGCCAGGCCACCTGGGCATCGGGTAGCACTTTGAAGATCATGGCGAATAGACCGGTGATCACCGCGAGCGAAATGAGGAGCTCCAAGACTTGCAGCACCAACTCCGGTGCCGGCAGCCATCCGCCAAACCATTTCCCGAATGCTGCCAATGCGGCGCTCAGGGTGAGCGAGACGAGGAGTAGGAAGCCAGTTCCCAGGACCCCCACGACGGACAAGAATCGATCCTGGATCAGTCCCCACAGACCGCGCCCCTCTTTGGGCTTT is a genomic window containing:
- a CDS encoding YihY/virulence factor BrkB family protein, with the protein product MTLDLLSIKTLSSTAARFSSVQTPNLAQLQDSLNSIWGVKPKEGRGLWGLIQDRFLSVVGVLGTGFLLLVSLTLSAALAAFGKWFGGWLPAPELVLQVLELLISLAVITGLFAMIFKVLPDAQVAWRDVWVGAVLTGLLFTIGKFAIGLYLGKSDVGSAYGTAGSLVIILVWVYYSSQILLFGAEFTQVYANTVGGRIVPSEHAMVADPRKANAPGVSDLLSSSGDSTTRTHTRRWAVRDTVRSSSRAAASNKELPWWVGLVVIGMALMRSARRTGR